A genomic stretch from Harpia harpyja isolate bHarHar1 chromosome 20, bHarHar1 primary haplotype, whole genome shotgun sequence includes:
- the LOC128134423 gene encoding protocadherin alpha-3-like isoform X7: MGVCWGPVVRVLVLQAAWALGGGQVRYSVPEEAKAGTVVGRLAQDLGLEAGEPEARRLRLVAQGRRASVEVSGASGALVVSSRLDREELCGKSAPCALRLEVLVERPLRVFHVELEVTDINDNAPLFPAARKNLSLSENSPPGSRFPLEGASDADVGANAQLSYTLSPSEHFSLDLQRSEEYRESLFLVLRRPLDRETMPEHRLMLTASDGGRPSLTGTMELVISVLDANDNAPQFNQSVYKVQLLESTAEGTLVAQVNATDPDVGSNGEMTFTASNTFPAHGLNLFLLDPKTGEIRLTGTLDFEDVRSYEIQIEATDKGTPPLSGHCKVLVEVLDVNDNAPEVWVTSLSVPVPEDAAVGTVVALLSVSDRDSGANGRVRCAVWPAAPFGLVATFAGSYSLVLREALDRERVSEYEVEVRAEDGGAPALRASRGLRVPVSDVNDNAPAFAQAVYTVLARENNAAGAELARLWARDPDEAGNGRVSYSVAEGVGGGAVAGGGWRAASSYVSVDAESGRLRALQPLDYEEVQVLQFEVRAVDAGEPPLCGNATVQLFVVDENDNAPALLPPAGGGPGGGAAGSAASGPGSGSGSGSGALWAWAAWGAPAGQVVAKIRAVDADSGYNAWLRYELWEPRGKGPFRVGLYSGEVSTARALEEADGPRQRLVIVVRDHGEPARSATATLSVSLVEGAEAALAAAGSSSSGAGLRPAAGAEGGAAAAAAAAAATNVWLVVAICAVSSLFLLAVVLYGASRWAPRAAVLSGPGPATLVCASEVGSWSYSQRQSRSLCVAEGAGKSDLMVFSPNFPPPPGPAAKETQPEPPALVDTNLRRERCPPQWELV; encoded by the coding sequence atgggcGTGTGCTGGGGGCCCGTGGTGCgggtgctggtgctgcaggcGGCCTGGGCGCTGGGCGGCGGGCAGGTGCGCTACTCGGTGCCGGAGGAAGCCAAGGCCGGGACGGTGGTGGGCCGGCTGGCGCAGGACCTGGGCCTGGAGGCGGGCGAGCCGGAGGCGCGTCGGCTGCGGCTGGTGGCGCAGGGCCGGCGGGCGAGcgtggaggtgagcggggcgAGCGGGGCGCTGGTGGTGAGCTCGCGGCTGGACCGGGAGGAGCTGTGCGGGAAGAGCGCGCCGTGCGCCCTGCgcctggaggtgctggtggagcGGCCGCTGCGCGTCTTCCACGTGGAGCTGGAGGTGACCGACATCAACGACAACGCCCCGCTCTTCCCCGCCGCCCGGAAAAACCTCAGTTTATCGGAGAACTCCCCGCCCGGTTCTCGGTTCCCGCTGGAGGGCGCGTCGGATGCAGATGTCGGAGCCAACGCGCAGCTCTCCTATACCCTCAGCCCCAGCGAGCACTTCTCTCTGGATTTACAGCGCAGTGAAGAATACCGAGAATCCTTGTTTCTGGTGCTCAGGAGACCGCTGGACCGAGAGACAATGCCTGAGCACCGTTTGATGTTGACGGCAAGTGACGGGGGCCGTCCGTCGCTGACGGGCACGATGGAGCTGGTGATCTCGGTGCTGGACGCCAACGACAACGCACCCCAGTTCAACCAGTCGGTGTATAAAGTGCAGCTGCTGGAGAGCACTGCAGAGGGGACGCTGGTGGCGCAGGTGAACGCCACAGATCCGGACGTGGGAAGCAATGGCGAAATGACGTTCACTGCGAGCAATACATTTCCCGCACATGGATTAAACCTTTTCCTTTTAGATCCGAAGACGGGGGAGATCCGTCTCACGGGCACCCTGGACTTTGAAGACGTCCGTTCATACGAGATACAAATCGAAGCGACGGATAAGGGGACGCCCCCGCTGTCGGGTCACTGCAAGGTGTTGGTGGAGGTGCTGGAcgtgaacgacaacgcgccggAGGTGTGGGTGACGTCGCTGTCGGTGCCGGTGCCGGAGGACGCGGCGGTGGGGACGGTGGTGGCGCTGCTGAGCGTGTCGGACCGGGACTCGGGGGCGAACGGGCGGGTGCGCTGCGCGGTGTGGCCGGCGGCGCCGTTCGGGCTGGTGGCGACGTTCGCGGGCTCGTACTCGCTGGTGCTGCGGGAGGCGCTGGACCGGGAGCGGGTGTCGGAGTACGAGGTGGAGGTGCGGGCGGAGGACGGCGGGGCGCCGGCGCTGCGCGCCAGCCGCGGGCTGCGGGTGCCGGTGTCGGAcgtgaacgacaacgcgccggCGTTCGCGCAGGCCGTGTACACGGTGCTGGCGCGGGAGAACAACGCGGCGGGCGCGGAGCTGGCGCGGCTGTGGGCGCGGGACCCGGACGAGGCGGGCAACGGGCGCGTGAGCTACTCGGTGGCGGAGGGCGTGGGCGGGGGCGCGGTGGCGGGCGGGGGGTGGCGGGCGGCGTCGAGCTACGTGTCGGTGGACGCGGAGAGCGGGCGGCTGCGGGCGCTGCAGCCGTTGGACTACGAGGAGGTGCAGGTGCTGCAGTTCGAGGTGCGGGCGGTGGACGCGGGGGAGCCGCCGCTGTGCGGCAACGCCACGGTGCAGCTCTTCGTGGTGGACGAGAACGACAACGCGCCGGCGCTGCTGCCGCCTgccgggggcgggccgggtgGCGGGGCGGCGGGCTCGGCGGCGTCGGGgccgggctcgggctcgggctcgggctcgggggcGTTGTGGGCGTGGGCGGCGTGgggggcgccggcggggcaggTGGTGGCGAAGATCCGCGCGGTGGACGCGGACTCGGGCTACAACGCGTGGCTGCGCTACGAGCTGTGGGAGCCGCGGGGGAAGGGCCCGTTCCGCGTGGGGCTGTACAGCGGCGAGGTGAGCACGGCGCGGGCGCTGGAGGAGGCGGACGGCCCGCGGCAGAGGCTGGTGATCGTGGTGCGGGACCACGGGGAGCCGGCGCGCTCGGCCACGGCCACGCTGAGCGTGTCGCTGGTGGAGGGCGCCGaggcggcgctggcggccgcGGGCTCGTCCTCGTCGggggcggggctgcggccggcggcgggcgcggagggcggcgcggcggcggcggcggcggcggcggcggcgacgaaCGTGTGGCTGGTGGTGGCCATCTGCGCGGTGTCGAGCCTGTTCCTGCTGGCGGTGGTGCTGTACGGGGCGTCGCGGTGGGCGCCGCGGGCGGCCGTGCTGTCGGGGCCCGGGCCGGCGACGCTGGTGTGCGCCAGCGAAGTGGGGAGCTGGTCGTACTCGCAGCGCCAGAGCCGGAGCCTGTGCGTGGCGGAGGGCGCGGGCAAGAGCGACCTGATGGTTTTCAGCCCCAacttcccgccgccgcccggccccgcggcgaaGGAGACGCAGCCGGAGCCGCCCGCTCTCGTGGACACG